The DNA window atattcagcctgttcaggaattgtgtgctctccttcaacaattctaaaacatTTGccagatttcctagaattcccagtttttagggacattttccccattcaaaattaattggctatttttccaaactcccaccatttccacatttcaaccgattcaaaccattccaacttcaacgtATTCCAcatatcctggacattcaaactattattttccaatttcaaaaaattccaggaatttaaaaaaattcccagttttccaaaccttgttttgaagtgaagtgaattatatttatatagcgcttttctcaagtgactcaaagccctttacatagtgaaacccaatatctaagttacattttttcacacttttttctgtcgactacttctcccacatttttcaaccaactgTCCAAATATTCCTCTGAATCAGGGCAAAAacgaggttgttttttttaactggaaaatttccctattttcccgaaattccgcaatattattctcaattcaaaatgttactacttctacatttctcgactgttttaaaaaataccaacaccaaccatttcaattcAATTacaacattcaagttttttttgccattttcaaaaaaattcgcttttttcccaaaattccccattttcaatgaaattcccattgaaatgaatgggaaatttttcaaaattccacaactcCACAACAGCAACCATTTCAATTCATTTACAACATTCAAGTTttaaacattttcccaaaaattcccaaatttttacgaaattcccattgaaataaatgggacatttttcaaaattccacaactcCTAAAGTTTTCATCTAATTTACACCGTTtcaatttcaaaatattcagcctgttcagggattttgtgctctccttcaacaattctaaaacatttcccagatttcctagaatttccagtttttagggacattttccccattcaaaatgaattggctatttttACAAActcccaccatttccacattttaacCGTCAACCCATTCCAACTTCAACGTATTCCAcatatcctggacattcaaactattattttccaatttcaaaaaattccaggaatttccaaaattcccagttttcaaaACCTTGatttcaccatttttttctgtagactactcctcccacatttttcaacccactgtccaaatattcctcttaatcaggacaaaaacgaggttgtttttttgaactggaaaatttccccattttcccgaaattccgcaatattattctcaattcaaaatgttactactttTACATTTCTcgactgttttaaaaaaataccaacaCCAACCAAGTTATTTttgccattttccaaaaaattccctcttttcccaCAATTCCCCATTTtcaatgaaattcccattgaaataaatgggtCATTTTAAAAAATTCCACAACTCCTAAagttttaatgtaatttaaaccatttcaacttcaaaatattcagcctgttcaggaattgtgtgctctccttcaacaattctaaaacatTTGCCAGATctcctagaattcccagtttttagggacattttccccattcaaaattaattggctatttttccaaacttccaccatttccacattttaaccgattcaaaccattccaccttcaacatatccgGGACATTCAAACTCTTATTTTTccaattttcccccaaaatttccccaaattcccagttttccaaaccTTGTTTTCACCGTTTTTCTGtcaactactcctcccacatttttcaacccactgtccaaacattcctcttaagacaaaaaaaaaaaaaacgaggttgttttttgaactggaaaatttcccggttttcccgaaattccgtactACCATTTATCAATTAAAACGTTACTACTTTTAAATTCCTTGactgttttgaaaaattccaacaccattcATTTACAAAattctagtgtttttttttaccgttttcaaaaaaattccatctTTTCCCAGAATTCTCCATTTTCTATGAATTCCCgttaaaatgaatgggacatttttcaaaattccacaactcCTAATGTTTTCATCTAATTTAAACCGTTTCAACTTGAAAatattcagcctattcaggaattgaAACCCAGGATACTTAGGTTTAAACAagaaaaattagcaaaaaaaagctagcataaaaagtGTTGCCATGCTAGATAAGAGGAAATACCAAGGCAGTTCTAGAATGTTCCTACACCATGTCAGGAATGTATTAGTATTTTTATAtgagtaaataaaaataaataacatgatTTAAACCAGCGCTACTAATATGAATAATTATACGATTGCTGTGATTCTTGTTTTTGTCGCAGGCAAAAAGAAATTCAGACCGCCTAAGAACGCCTCCGAGGTTGTGGTGCCCAGAACCTTCAAAGGCCACCTGGTGGCACAAAGCCGGGTCTCTCTGAACCGGACCCCAGCTCCCGGTTCGCCGCTCCCCCCTCCGAAGCTACGGTTGCTGAGCAACAGCACAGCGGGGTACCTGGACGGCGCCCTAAGCACCGAGGTCATCCCCATGGTCTACATGCTGGTCATCGTGGTGGGCGTGCCCGCCAACGTCGCCATCCTGAGCACGCTGGCCGCCAAAGTCCGCAAGGTGTCCTCGGCCATCCTCTACAGCAGCCTGGCCGTCTCcgacctcctcctcctcatctcgCTCTTCTTCAAGGCCCACTACCATCTCCACGGCAACCACTGGGTGCTGGGGGAGGCGGCCTGCCGGGTGGTGACGGCCTGTTTCTACGGCAACCTCTACTGCTCGGCGCACACGCTGGCCTGCATCAGCATCCAGCGCTACCTGGCCGTGGCGCACCCCTTCGTGTACAAGCGTCTGCCCAAAAAGTGCTACGCCGCCTGGACCACCTTGACCGTGTGGACGGTCTTCGGCGCCGCCGTCCTGCCGGAGCTGCTGGTGCAGCAGAGCTTTTGGATCCCGGAGCTGGGCCGGACCACCTGCCACGACGTGCTGCCCCTGGACCTGGGCTCCCACGTCTTCCTGCTCTACTACAACCTCTTCCTCACCTTGGTGGGTCTCCTGGGACCGCTCGGGGTGACGGTTCTGTGCTACGGCCGCATCATGTGCGAGCTGCGGCGCTCGCACCTGGACTGGGCCGCCTACATGAAGGCCAGCTCGCTGGTCTTCGCCATCTTCCTGGCGTGCTTCACCCCCGCCGGGGTGGTGCATTTCCTCCACTACGTGCAGCTGTTTGTGGACGGGACCGAGGGCTCGTACGCCGTCTTCAACGTGGCCGTGTGCCTGTGCTGCGTGCACGCCTGCCTGGACCCCTTCCTCTTCCTGCTCATGTCCAGATCCGCAGGATCCAGGTTGTACTTCGACGCGTCCAAGCCCACAAGCTTGAGCGTGTCCTTTTGACTCAACTGGAGGGCGAGTGGGTATCCTGCCAACTTCCTGGGCACGacattaaagtgcatccggctataaaagctcctctatggggtcttggggcacctgaaaatttgcgcacttccgccattgtagtccgtggtgacactgtagttgataagcttcttctttttctctatcttcttgttatggggcatttgtaatataaaatagtgtaaagttcttactcttATCTGCCTGTAGACTCGCtgtgaaagcactaaaacataccagtgtagtgagtttacattattcactcaaggaactttagttattagagagttccggtgggacgctttttcacgggacacatttttggcgttgttgttgcactagtgagccacggataagGAGACGCCGCTcctttattgattgaagtaaagtccgaatgtcattaaaacagttagatcCGTctattgacacttcttccactcccgtccttgcacgctacaccgcgacggggagaagacgcggtcgacggtgagccacgtaaataagaccgcccaaaaaAAGGCGCATCCTGAAGGGACTGTCAGAAAGTTGATAATAGATTTTAACAATAGAttgcactttacattgagcaaacaacctcaatgtATTACTgtgcattaaaataaataaataataatataacaataaaaactagaaccgcctaatagctacaactagcacacatatctaaaaaaagtttttattttgtttgtttttttaaaagaagggtttttaagccttttttaaaagcatccgcagtctgtggtgccctcaggtggtcagggagagcgttccacagactgggagcggcggagcaaaaAGTCCAGTCTCCCATTTTTTTGAAGCTTTGATCTATGAAATGTCATCCATGCaaaattttgagcaaagaaccaccatcacatgttatgtaaaccacaaggaagta is part of the Nerophis ophidion isolate RoL-2023_Sa linkage group LG08, RoL_Noph_v1.0, whole genome shotgun sequence genome and encodes:
- the LOC133557445 gene encoding proteinase-activated receptor 3 produces the protein MRGPRRGETMGKYFFCLVFVLCLSATVQKKGKKKFRPPKNASEVVVPRTFKGHLVAQSRVSLNRTPAPGSPLPPPKLRLLSNSTAGYLDGALSTEVIPMVYMLVIVVGVPANVAILSTLAAKVRKVSSAILYSSLAVSDLLLLISLFFKAHYHLHGNHWVLGEAACRVVTACFYGNLYCSAHTLACISIQRYLAVAHPFVYKRLPKKCYAAWTTLTVWTVFGAAVLPELLVQQSFWIPELGRTTCHDVLPLDLGSHVFLLYYNLFLTLVGLLGPLGVTVLCYGRIMCELRRSHLDWAAYMKASSLVFAIFLACFTPAGVVHFLHYVQLFVDGTEGSYAVFNVAVCLCCVHACLDPFLFLLMSRSAGSRLYFDASKPTSLSVSF